Part of the Schaalia odontolytica genome is shown below.
GCGAGGTGGCGCGCCCGGCCGGTCCCCCGCTCGCCCGTCAGTACGCGAGCCCCTTCGGCTGCTCGGCGGGCGGCGGGCACCGACTCGCAGACGGCGGCTGGGGGCGAGCTCTCGGTCGCCCCCAGCCTCGGGTGTGGTCGCGACGGCGCGGCCTCAGAGGTTGCCCACGACGGCCGCGCGAGGCCCCCTCTCTCCGGTGGCGGCATCTCGCCAGGCCTCAAGCGCACGTAGGAAGGCTGTCGCGCCGGGATCTTGCAGGCCGATCGACCGGTCCTGCAGCCACGAGGCTCGTCCGCGCTGGGACTGCAGGTCTCGGGTGGCCACGACGGCTGCGGCCGAGGACGAGATCGCGCTTTCGAGGGCTCCCAGGGCGAGGTCGCTATCCGTGGCCACCTGCGGATTCGCCGCGAGACTGTCGGCCAGCGAATCGACGGCGGGCACCATCGCGTCGAGGATCGTCTTGTCTCCCACCTGACTCTTGCCACGGTGCGAGATCGAGTTCGCGGCCGCGCGGATAAATGCCTCCGCTTCCGCCGCGGTCACGTCCTCGCATCCGACCCAGACCTTCGAACCGGCAAGCA
Proteins encoded:
- a CDS encoding DAK2 domain-containing protein, whose protein sequence is MRSRELIRQIQASMSLLIESSDELRDLDQVLGDGDLGITISAGARAVIEALDAMPTEPEPVPSDVARACARAFANANPSTMAALVAGGLLAGSKVWVGCEDVTAAEAEAFIRAAANSISHRGKSQVGDKTILDAMVPAVDSLADSLAANPQVATDSDLALGALESAISSSAAAVVATRDLQSQRGRASWLQDRSIGLQDPGATAFLRALEAWRDAATGERGPRAAVVGNL